The segment GGACCGGACATTGCGTTATATAGGCCGGGCCATCGGACCATCCCGTCCTTAACTGTTTCACACCAtgcctgaaaaaaaaaacccaaaatggAGAGATATGTCAAGATTTGTTTAAACAACTTGAATGCACGGAGTCATCACTCTTTTTGAGTTTGTGTACCTACCAGTGGATAGTGACGTTGTAGCTGACGTTGTTGGTGAGGTTAACGATCACATTATCGTCTTCTCTTGCGTATAGAGTTGGCCCAGGGAACTTGCCGTTAATGGTAACTATTGGTTTGGTTGAACAGAGCTTGGTCATGTTCTTCATCAATACCTGTCTCATAAAGGGAAGATTAAACTAGTCGTGGATTACTTGTTGTCCAAGAAGACTCGTAAATCTGTAATTACTTACATTGAACTTGTAGTGACGAATGTTTGCCTCAGCCAAATatagaagagagagaaacacaAGAAGAAAAATGCGACCACAAGAATAAGTCATTCTCTCTCTCAGCCTTTGCTTGGAACTGAAGTTGTGACGACCAATCTATGATTCTATAAATATAGGCTGTGTGAGTGACTTGATCttgtagtctttttttttttaactttaaaattacaTAAAGAAGAGAAAGCTACAAAGAAGATAGGAGGATAATAACACTTTGAAGTTTACCTCTCATCTGCAATGGAGACAAGAGTACTTTATCGCAACTCAAGTTAAGAGAGTAGAGCTACAACAAGTCACAAGTAGCTTTCCATGGTGGAACTAGAGACAAAACATACTCatataatatttctttcttttttttttttttttttttatagaacaTACTCATATAATACTCATATAATATTTCCAACTGTCATCAAATCGCTCTTCGCTTAGAATAGAATCAACCTAAAATGGAAGATTATTCTCAACTTACTCTAATCAGTAATCACTCAGATTCtcaaaaaactaataaataggaagaaaaaaaacagattaataattaaatatctcaAACTGTTGAAAAGAGATATGTTAATTCCCCAGCTGGGGATTCGAACCATGATGGCTTCACTGTATTGAACTTTTATTCTCAAGTTAATCAACACCAAACCACAAGTCCCGGTTTAATTGTATTactgaaaagataaataaagAGTTTTGCTTAATCACACATAAGCAAGAAGTTTAACAGTTAAAGGAGCATCCTAATTAGGCAGCAAGGGTAAGACGACTAGTACCAAGACTGAGCAACCAAGAAATTAATCAAACTTGGTTTCTTCAGCTGCAAGAAAATCTCTCTTCAGCTGCAAGAAGACTCTCTAGTATTTCCTCAGAAACAAATCCAACGCAAACAAGTAGATCAGATCACAACGGATACATCCACGCATCAGGATTCACCTATGACATCCAAATTAATGTTAATGTTATGTATAAACCATAAGAAACACCACAAAGACATAGTCTTTCAAAATCCTATTTCATATCACTATATCAGTACATTGAACAAGCCTACGCCATATTTTCCACTGCTTGAACATTGTGTCCCTTGTTAAATCGCTCTAGTCAGGTTCGCATGCAGCTTTCACGTTCATAACTTCTTACtactatatataatagtatatagaCAATAAAACACAGTTAATTAGTGACGGTTTGGTTTTCTGTGATATGAATATCCTTTTAGCCACCTGAACAAATTACAACTATGTTTCAAATCAGAGTTGGAGCGAGTCAAAGCTCTATAACCCTTACTTTTCATAAATACATACAATATGCCTTTATCATTGTGTTGTTCTCTGGAAAAGATTCAAGTGTAATGGGTTTGGCTAGCAAGACACTGTTGCCAAAGAATTAACACTAAGTCTAGTCTGGTGTAATTTGTCTTGAATAATCTTTGATCAACATAAGATAAGACCAAATGTATATATGTTTGAAATGGAAACTCTGTGACCTGAGATGCACAATCCAGTGAAACACTAGAGAACATAAGTTGGATTCACAGACAGGTGAAAGAAAAAGCCCTTTGTCTTTTCCATTAATTAATCAGTGTTTGTAAATGTTGACATCACATAACTAGATTGTAAAAGAATCGACAAAAATAAGAAAGCTAAACCCAAGTTACCCTTGGAACAACCTACGACAAAAGCTGTGGAAAACACAACACAAAGAAGGGAAAAAAAATATCACGTGTTTGTCAAAAGTCCTCTAAATGATAGCTGTTGGTAGTACTCTGATCCTTTGATGCTTGGTCCTAAGAAGATGCTGTTTTAAGGTTTCTTGTTCACAGTAAAAAGAAACTTCTTTTTGGTGTGTTTTTACCTGAAACTGAGGacctaacaaaataaaaacggaATAATTTCATTTATCATTTGCTTCGTTTCTTGGCTTCACTGTAGAGGATAACTCCACAGACGGTGAGCGAGTAACCCAACATTCCAGTCACCGAGACAGGATTCTTGAATATCAGGATCGAAACCACCACGGCTACTGCACCTTTCGCGTTCCCCAGCACCTGTCATCATAGAGTAATAAAATAAGTCAATTTTCTTATAAGGAAAAGAGTGCTAATGTATTGTGTTTGTTACCTGCAGAGTCAGAGCGCTAGTGTGTTTAGTGACTAAGAAATTGGTCAAGTTGACGAAATAAGCGAGCGCAGAATTGAAAAGCAGATACCAAACGATTCTAAAATCGTCTCTGGCGAGTGCGATCGTGATGCCAACAACGTTCTTCTCCATGATGAGCGTAGCAGGAAGAAGGAACACAACAGCTATAGGAGCCATGTAAAGAAGAAGATTCATAGAGTTCAGCTTCTCCcttcaaaaaacaaaacaaaaaacaaaattttcagtaaaaaaaaaacactttcacCACCACTCTTTAACAAATATACAGACTTATCAAAGATTGATATTTTACCCTTCTGAAGAAAGTAAAATCCCTTGGAGAACAGACTTAAGCGCTCTCGCAGCTGTGGCTGCAATGCACATAATGAACCCAAACAGGTGGAAGCTTGGCTCACCCTAACAAACCAATACACGAATCAAACCAATCAGATTCAAATCTCGTAATAACTCTACACTCTATAGCAGCACTAGTTCGAACAGTTAAAAACTAgagtaaataattaattaattttttaccCCACTGGCAATGACAACACCGGTGACAACAGGGAGGAGCGTGACATAAGTCAACCAAGCCTCCCTCTTCATCGTCATCATATACGCGAACACGGCCGTAAAAAACGGCGTCGTAGCGCCGACCGCCTGGTTAAACGAGACCGGGAGGAACCGGAGGGAGACGTTGCCGAAGACGACCGACACGCAGAAGACGAGGCTGAGGGCGGCGATCTTGAGGAGCTGGACGCGGGATCGGACGGTCTGCATAGGGACCATCTTGAGCCAGGCGATGGCGACGTAGCTGAGGAGGGAGCAGGCGGTCATGTGGCACATGGTGAGGAAGATCGGGTACTTGAACCCGTAGTTGCTCAGGAGGTACTTGTTCAGGAGGAGGACTCCGATGTTCGAGGAGTACCACGACGCCACGAGACCGATCGTGAAGAACCGGCCGTTCGGATCCGCCGTCTTCATCGGAATTGGATTCGAATTCGAGTGTTGGTTAATTAGGTCGGGATTGGAGAATGAAGAAGAGAGGTTTTGGGATTGGTTAAAGCTTAGCAGCAACAacgcctcttcttcttcttcttcttcttcttcgactcgtctctctctctttgcagtttcgtttttttttaatgcgttttgtgttatatttttataagctTTTCTCTCAGTGGATACCAGTTTCTGTATAGTATTTAATTCTTCAATAAATGCATTCAATAAATAACGatatttttaggaaaaaaaGGAATTGTTTATTGATGACTCGAATAATAATCAAAGTGTCATGGATCATATGTGTATGAACCAAGGAAAGGAACCTctgacttttttttctttactagtttttttttacttcttccATTTTAATGTATCAAATAAAATACAGTTCATGACACTTTGAGTTTATTATAATGGCGACTTGATATATTGTTTGTAACTATGATACCTGCTCAGTTTACTAAATAGAAAATGTAGGTGGTTGGGTAAAAAGATACTCCCTCTGTATCACTataagtgatgtttaaggttttaacacatactaacttttataaaatttatattggttatatacaaatattattaaatgagAATAGTtctaactaataaaaaaaagacagcattttataattggtcacaAAATTCAAATGCTATTAAATTCTACATAGAATAGTCAGAACATTAATTattttggaacaaaaaaaaattctttaaacaCCACTTAATGTGATACAAAGAGAGTACAAGTTTTGTACATCTATATACTTCAACTCACTAAACTTTGTATGGTTAACCATGCAATAAAAGGATTTAAATAGTTAATAGACAATTGCAAACCAAAATATAGATTTGTTACAGATAAGTAGTTGAATTGTCAATTGTTCGGTTCTcgcaataatatatattatctattcAGATATTCGTTTCTAGTAAAATAAGAGTACTTGTTTTGGTAATATTATACGACTTTGTGGTGATACACCAACACCATCTTGTTTATTAGTAAAACGTGTTTTAGGGGTCATCAAGTGGAATATCATCCGTTTAATGCCACTCACGGGGCACGTTCTTTTGTCTATTGACTTTGACGAAACGCGCTCACCGACGATAAAACTCATTCCTCAGAATAAACCATAATGTTCAGTCGGTGAAAATAATGTTCAGTTTAGTGCTGTTGTATACCAGGGGAGAATCACCATTGCCATGTCTCTGGAAAGATCAACGAAGATCCAAGACGCATTCATCAAGCTTAAACACAGAACTCAGTTAAACTCCTTTCAGAGCTTTTTATTATTAACCCACAAAAAAACATGGGCAAAAATCCGAGAAGGTTTGATTCTAAAGTATGAACCTAAAGTTAAATGACAGACAGGCATAACCCATCAGAAAGAATCAAAACGGACAACAAAGTAAAGAGTGTCCTTCATTAATATACTCTaatgagaagaaagaaaagggGGGACAGAGTTAACCGAAAGGAGAGGCACCCATCTCTTTGGAATCAAAGAGTTATTATTCAAGTCAAAAGTCACACACACACTCATAGCTTCTGCTCAAGGTAAGAGTCTCGAGGAGAGTTCGATCCCAGATACTCTGAAACATCTGAGACATAGGTTTTCAGCTTGGACGTTGTCCTCGTGAGCCACCCAGCGTTTGcctcctccatctcctcctCCGTCCTCCTCTTCTCCTCGTCTTCCAACATGAGTATCCTTCTCTTACCCATAAACATCTTCACCAGTTCAACACCTTCCTTCACCACTTCCTCCGGTGGGACCACGAGCGGGTTCTGGCTCACATTCAACTTGACCAGGCTTTCTAGCGTCCCAAAAGTGTCCGGGAGGGCGTGGATCTGGTTGTTGCTCAAGTCGAGTTCTTGGAGATTTATGAGGTCGCCGAACGAAGCAGGGAGCTCGCTGAGATCGCTGAAGTTGCTGCTCAGGTTTAAGTACTCGAGGTTTGTGAGCAAGCAGAAGGAATCAGGGAGGCCTTGCAGTTCGTTGAAGTGGGCGTCGAGGTATGTCAGGGATCTCATTTCGCCTATACTGCTCGGGAAGGAACGGATCTTGTTGTATTGGATCATGAGCTTCTCTAGATTCACTAGCTCGGACCCGATGTTGGTTGGTAAGTAGGTGAGACGGTTGAAGCTCACGTCCAAGATAACCAACGACCTGAGTGAGAAGTGGTTAAAGTTTGATTaattaggaaagaaaaaaaaatcaaaacttggCGGCAAAGTGAGAGTGAATGTATTTACGTACCCACAACGGCAGATGGAATCAGGCAAGGTGGTGAGCTTGTTAGTGGAGACATTCAGAATTTTCAGTTTGGAGAGTAGACCGATAGAGTCTGGTAATGTCTCCAGAACATTACCGGAGACATTTAATTCAACAAGACCATGTAATCCCGCTATTGAATCAGGAATAGCCTGTTGGACAATTTTAACCTCAATCAGTCAAGACAAGTAAACACACAGAAACTGAACGTTTATTTAGTATCACTAAAAACAGCTCAAGCCATAGATCACAACCTCAGAACAATCAAAGAATATATCTATAGTATGGACATCAACAGCATTCGTTTCAAAACGTGAATTAACCCATTAGTAGGCCATACCTGAGGCTTTTGTAAGTTATTGGACACAGGTTATATACACTCTCAGAGACCGGACAATATCAATGATGGCAGAACCAAAACTAGAAATCATTGTTACGGATATTAACGGCCAAAATCTCAGACGCAAACCAACACACATATATGCTGCCGGAATCTCTTTAATTCCACATCTTACTAGACATAATTGATACAAAATGTCTATGAATAACATCAGAGTAAAAAGGCATTGTTCGTTACTCAATAGAATAAGGCCAGAATCAAGTGCAACTAGTAATCTAGTGATCACTCCATATCTTTTACTAAAGAGATTAATTGCTCATCAGCCATTAAATAATTACTCCCAAATAAATGTACCCTTAAACTACACTAGAGATTACCAGATTCCCAAACCCTCTAGGAACTTAAACCAAAGTTCCATGCTTTAACTGCGGGTTCGTTTTTTGGATAATTCGGTTCGGGTAAAATTTCACCGAATTGAAGGTTCGGTTTATTGGATAGTTcggtttcaaaacaaaattccAAAGTTTACGGTTTTGCGGTTCAGTGTTTTGTTTCTGTTGGTCAAAAGCGGTTCagtggtttaaattaaataaaaattcaaaaacagaaaTCCGGTTAATT is part of the Raphanus sativus cultivar WK10039 chromosome 5, ASM80110v3, whole genome shotgun sequence genome and harbors:
- the LOC108862886 gene encoding probable sugar phosphate/phosphate translocator At3g11320 encodes the protein MKTADPNGRFFTIGLVASWYSSNIGVLLLNKYLLSNYGFKYPIFLTMCHMTACSLLSYVAIAWLKMVPMQTVRSRVQLLKIAALSLVFCVSVVFGNVSLRFLPVSFNQAVGATTPFFTAVFAYMMTMKREAWLTYVTLLPVVTGVVIASGGEPSFHLFGFIMCIAATAARALKSVLQGILLSSEGEKLNSMNLLLYMAPIAVVFLLPATLIMEKNVVGITIALARDDFRIVWYLLFNSALAYFVNLTNFLVTKHTSALTLQVLGNAKGAVAVVVSILIFKNPVSVTGMLGYSLTVCGVILYSEAKKRSK
- the LOC108862885 gene encoding plant intracellular Ras-group-related LRR protein 9: MAADPNPNKFPVLSYVLARLPSFTGTKSSSPSSSSSAPAFDVEQPPPSSIEIVTQMPHLARPSVLASMTKSISDVAQTRSVLRTLGPRPDHETVDKARVKLSEIERVSSESVSEEGEDKKREEEMGKEKTWCESILKLEEVHDSYEKLLKEAEERLVRIYESVEKDDEDGVAAVAAEVEVNEEVVGILQHALGNQVERVDLSGRKLRLLPEAFGRIQGLLLLDLSNNQLQAIPDSIAGLHGLVELNVSGNVLETLPDSIGLLSKLKILNVSTNKLTTLPDSICRCGSLVILDVSFNRLTYLPTNIGSELVNLEKLMIQYNKIRSFPSSIGEMRSLTYLDAHFNELQGLPDSFCLLTNLEYLNLSSNFSDLSELPASFGDLINLQELDLSNNQIHALPDTFGTLESLVKLNVSQNPLVVPPEEVVKEGVELVKMFMGKRRILMLEDEEKRRTEEEMEEANAGWLTRTTSKLKTYVSDVSEYLGSNSPRDSYLEQKL